The Nomia melanderi isolate GNS246 chromosome 7, iyNomMela1, whole genome shotgun sequence genome includes a window with the following:
- the LOC116425160 gene encoding nurim homolog codes for MILKCVSVATCAVCFLYTFYILCNLTYFLSNHKENDEIEVAAEKDDSVESVLWLLIINMSLLSVFMLQHTLMASDFVKHLFCKMYMDYIERSIYNVSSAMALHLLLAQWQIIPSMSLWKMNTSSNNTLWFIFTGIHVLAWSIIYSGCVMMDISELTGIKQVYYKFSSRPSPMLMKSKELLRYYSHMRHPSFTGFLIILWIHPYMTIDRILLATILTIYMALMWTIDKEDYNYHASLVRRKQQELF; via the exons atgattcTAAAATGCGTCAGTGTAGCAACCTGTGCGGTTTGTTTTTTGtacactttttacattttatgcaACTTGACGTATTTCTTGTCTAATCAtaaagaaaatgatgaaatcGAAGTTGCAGCAGAAAAAG ATGACTCTGTTGAATCGGTATTAtggttattaattataaatatgtcCTTGCTGAGTGTCTTCATGTTACAACATACTCTTATGGCTAGTGATtttgtaaaacatttattttgtaaaatgtatatGGATTATATAGAGAGAAGTATATACAATGTTAGCAGTGCCATGGCCTTACATTTACTGCTTGCTCAATGGCAAATTATTCCATCTATGTCACTATGGAAAATGAATACATCTTCTAATAATACGTTATGGTTCATATTTACTGGTATTCATGTTTTGGCTTGGTCAATAATTTATAGTGGATGTGTAATGATGGATATATCTGAGCTCACAGGAATAAAGCaggtatattataaattttcatccaGACCAAGTCCTATGTTGATGAAATCCAAAGAATTACTTCGTTATTATTCTCATATGAGGCATCCAAGTTTCACAGGCTTCCTCATTATCTTATGGATACATCCTTATATGAC AATAGACAGAATATTGTTAGCTACAATACTAACAATTTATATGGCCTTGATGTGGACCATTGACAAAGAAGATTACAATTATCATGCTAGTTTAGTGAGAAGAAAACAGCAAGAATTATTTTGA